The Triticum aestivum cultivar Chinese Spring chromosome 7B, IWGSC CS RefSeq v2.1, whole genome shotgun sequence genome window below encodes:
- the LOC123160328 gene encoding very-long-chain 3-oxoacyl-CoA reductase 1-like, translating into MAADLRQAPAWFVWLAVLGALHVAALSSRLLVHLAHCLRRPRDLRRRYGAWAVVTGPTSGIGRSVALELAGRGLNLVLVGLDAADLREVSDTITSRHPVETRTVVFDLSLVSTPQGDEAMRRLRDVVEGLDVGVLVNNAGVMSPRAAFFHEGDLEAYVRMIRVNLWAPTEVTAAVIPGMAARGRGAVVSMGSATSEAVASFPLHAVYSGTKRYVAVLSGGLAAEYGGRGVDVQCQAPMFVATAMIADFSAVWRPAPLVPTADAYARAAVRWVGRGGPLCVPSLRHRLLWCLLAAVPGRVQDWACLREGLRQRNTSRRSSTASANLN; encoded by the exons ATGGCGGCTGACCTCCGGCAGGCGCCGGCGTGGTTCGTCTGGCTGGCCGTCCTCGGCGCCCTCCACGTCGCGGCGCTCTCGTCCCGCCTCCTCGTCCACCTCGCGCACTGCCTGCGCCGTCCCAGGGACCTCCGCCGGCGCTACGGCGCGTGGGCCGTGGTCACCGGCCCGACGTCCGGCATCGGGCGGTCCGTCGCCCTGGAGCTCGCCGGCCGGGGCCTCAACCTCGTCCTCGTCGGTCTAGACGCCGCGGACCTCCGGGAAGTCTCTGACACGATCACCTCCCGCCACCCCGTGGAGACCAGGACCGTGGTGTTCGACCTCTCCCTCGTCTCCACTCCCCAAG GCGACGAGGCGATGCGGCGGCTCCGGGACGTCGTGGAGGGGCTGGACGTGGGCGTCCTCGTGAACAACGCCGGGGTGATGAGCCCTCGCGCGGCGTTCTTCCACGAGGGCGACTTGGAGGCGTACGTGCGCATGATCCGCGTGAACCTGTGGGCGCCGACGGAGGTGACGGCGGCGGTGATCCCGGGCAtggcggcgcggggcaggggcgcCGTGGTCAGCATGGGGTCGGCGACGTCGGAGGCCGTCGCCTCCTTCCCGCTCCACGCCGTCTACTCCGGCACCAAGCGGTACGTCGCGGTGCTCTCCGGGGGCCTCGCCGCCGAGTACGGGGGCCGAGGGGTCGACGTGCAGTGCCAGGCGCCCATGTTCGTGGCGACGGCGATGATCGCCGACTTCTCGGCGGTCTGGCGCCCCGCGCCGCTGGTGCCCACCGCCGACGCCTACGCGCGCGCCGCGGTGCGCTGGGTCGGCCGCGGCGGCCCGCTCTGCGTGCCCAGCCTCCGGCACCGGCTGCTGTGGTGCCTCCTCGCCGCCGTGCCCGGCCGCGTCCAGGACTGGGCCTGCCTGCGCGAGGGCCTTCGGCAGAGGAACACGTCCCGGAGATCGTCGACGGCGTCCGCAAACCTTAACTAA
- the LOC123160327 gene encoding probable magnesium transporter NIPA6 — protein MGASDNTKGLALAVASSAFIGASFILKKIGLMRAGKCGLRAGGGGYTYLLEPLWWAGLITMLLGEVANFIAYVFAPAVLVTPLGALSIIVSSVLAHFVLKERLNKLGVLGCISCIVGSVVVVLHAPEEHMPDSVEEIWDLATQPGFLAYAGTTLLLMAIVVVFIEPRYGQKNILIYLGICSSMGSLTVVSIKAVGVAIKLTLDGMNQLAYPHTWLFILVAVICGVSQLNYLNKALDTFDLAMVSPVYYVMFTTLTIVASSIMFKDGAGQSLSSIASECCGLVTILSGTILLHAAKQKEAASSPASTWPLDRGISWYISVGSDNLLRNVEDDYFAAPQSSPTTP, from the exons ATGGGCGCGTCGGACAACACCAAGGGGCTGGCGCTGGCCGTGGCCTCCAGCGCCTTCATCGGCGCCAGCTTCATCCTCAAGAAGATCGGCCTCATGCGCGCCGGCAAGTGCGGCCTCCGCGCAG GCGGAGGAGGATACACGTATCTTCTGGAGCCTCTCTGGTGGGCCGGCTTGATCACCA TGCTGCTTGGGGAGGTCGCCAACTTCATTGCCTATGTCTTCGCACCGGCCGTCCTTGTGACTCCTCTTGGAGCACTAAGCATAATCGTCAG TTCAGTGTTAGCGCACTTTGTGCTGAAGGAGCGGCTTAACAAGCTCGGCGTTCTTGGCTGTATATCATGCATAGTAGGCTCAGTTGTTGTCGTTCTACATGCCCCTGAAGAGCACATGCCCGATTCCGTCGAAGAAATCTGGGATCTAGCTACCCAACCAG GATTTCTAGCATACGCGGGAACAACATTGTTACTCATGGCAATAGTAGTAGTGTTCATCGAACCGCGGTATGGTCAGAAGAACATCCTGATATATCTGGGTATCTGCTCTTCAATGGGATCATTAACA GTTGTTAGCATCAAAGCCGTTGGTGTTGCCATAAAGCTTACGCTGGATGGAATGAACCAGCTTGCCTATCCACACACATGGCTTTTTATTCTGGTCGCAGTTATCTGTGGGGTTTCTCAGCTAAATTACCTCAACAAG GCACTGGATACCTTTGATTTAGCTATGGTGTCCCCAGTTTATTATGTTATGTTTACAACCCTTACAATAGTGGCGAGTTCAATTATGTTCAAG GACGGGGCTGGACAAAGCTTAAGTAGTATTGCTTCTGAATGCTGCGGCCTGGTAACGATCCTTTCTGGAACAATTTTGCTGCACGCAGCAAAGCAAAAAGAAGCTGCCAGTTCTCCAG CATCCACTTGGCCTCTGGATAGAGGGATATCTTGGTATATCAGCGTAGGCAGCGACAATCTACTGAGGAACGTCGAAGACGACTACTTCGCCGCTCCACAAAGTTCGCCAACCACACCCTGA